The following proteins are encoded in a genomic region of Magallana gigas chromosome 1, xbMagGiga1.1, whole genome shotgun sequence:
- the LOC105345152 gene encoding ficolin-2, whose translation MVGSLASNSWNAVIFTTVLVCLVSLTEGATFAVVPGERYRGPVVGVVGMIGQQQCVRECRHRPKLCRGVNYRKQELLCELVSVINETEPKPGYVRIELDQTDHVPDECLSCSTDDLCVTLSSKKVHCIRDNGSPIDCTSLHNINCGLPSGLYRVRMPYLGHVTVFCDMDTDGGGWTVFQRRQDGSEDFYRTWTEYKNGFGNLSSEFWLGNEKLHNLLSQGTYEMRMDMEDFDNQTRYVKYSSFNVGNESSKYTVTLSGFSGDVGDCFGSTTSPNQMNNMKFTTLDQDNDLRSEVNCAIRTNAGWWHKSCSCANPNGLYLRGENSMGNQGVTYVTWRGPFYSMKATQMMVRRVS comes from the exons atggTTGGCTCTTTGGCTAGTAATTCTTGGAATGCGGTGATATTCACAACAGTACTGGTTTGTTTGGTATCATTAACCGAAGGAGCGACATTCGCGGTTGTCCCTGGTGAGAGGTATCGTGGTCCCGTGGTAGGGGTGGTGGGGATGATTGGACAACAGCAGTGTGTCCGGGAATGTAGACACAGACCCAAGCTGTGTCGGGGAGTCAACTACCGGAAACAGGAACTGTTGTGTGAACTCGTATCGGTCATTAACGAAACGGAACCAAAACCTGGCTATGTTAGAATTGAACTCGATCAG ACTGACCATGTTCCAGATGAATGCCTGTCATGTTCTACTGACGATCTGTGTGTGACGCTCTCCAGTAAGAAAGTCCACTGTATTCGAG ATAATGGAAGTCCCATCGATTGTACATCACTTCACAACATCAACTGTGGCCTACCTAGTGGACTGTACAGAGTGCGCATGCCATACCTAGGTCACGTGACAGTTTTCTGTGACATGGACACAGATGGCGGGGGATGGACA GTGTTCCAGCGTCGTCAGGATGGTTCGGAAGATTTTTACAGAACCTGGACAGAGTACAAGAATGGATTTGGAAATTTGAGCTCTGAGTTTTGGCTAG GTAATGAAAAACTACACAACCTGCTGAGTCAGGGGACGTATGAGATGAGGATGGACATGGAGGACTTTGACAACCAGACACGTTACGTCAAGTACAGCAGTTTTAACGTAGGGAATGAATCATCCAAGTACACCGTCACGTTGTCGGGCTTCTCGGGAGATGTTG GCGACTGTTTCGGGAGTACAACATCACCGAACCAAATGAACAACATGAAGTTCACTACATTGGATCAAGACAATGACCTTCGGTCAGAAGTAAACTGTGCTATCAGGACAAACGCAGGGTGGTGGCACAAAAGCTGTAGCTGTGCTAACCCAAATGGTCTCTACCTAAGAGGGGAAAACTCAATGGGTAATCAAGGTGTCACCTATGTAACGTGGCGAGGTCCTTTTTATTCGATGAAAGCGACACAGATGATGGTCAGAAGAGTAAGTTAG